From Verrucomicrobiia bacterium, the proteins below share one genomic window:
- a CDS encoding polysaccharide lyase family protein, protein MKKWIQYFLAIMAFPVLCTSAADAHLLWQIGKPDRDGSEFALAPKGYGQFKADGLFIVGASDAKRDWPYVQPGPDDAWAGSSRHRFKVIFGVRQPVQTGNCELTVDLLDTQSQTPPKLHIEINGHAFERQMPPGGGDASIEGDFASGKPYQFKVEFPAALLNSTNIISIASVSGSWMLYDSLSLTVPAEVESVPVTRFASLASFDIENALVEQDGKLFRPMTASLVYAGPEHEVSVRLGGTEISRQPLVKGLQEIKVLSPEVTSETKTVFSLVAGEETLASQSVTFEPVGHFTIYLLMHSHNDNGYTDVQPNIAKKQAGNVKRALELIRQTKDYPAGSRFKWNLEVFLPADDFYATATPEQKKEFEEAVHDGDIGVDGMYGNLLTGLCRPEELLEQFTFAAELNRRCDVTMDSMMLSDVPGLTWGVVPAMAQNGIKYLSAGPNEGDRIGYIREQWENRPFYWLSQSGQEKVLYWGSQGGYSMGHHYSSLLKALPVLLRNLETKHYPYEFVQLRWTRGDNGGPDEAAMDEVRQWNADHAWPKLVIATTSEAFHAFERRYGATLPTYQGDLTPYWEDGAPSSASETALNRHSADRLVQAETLWALLDPTPFPATTFGAAWKNVVLWSEHTWGAYNSISEPDKQSVKDEWRYKQGYALDASEESLKLLAEASSRRGAAVKDAVDVFNTASWLRTDLVTLPKETKGDGVKEENGQAVPAQRLSTGELVFLARDVPPFGSKRFVIGADTAPAGMARAEGATLSTPSLTVKLDTATGAISSVRQADLDVELAGGQINRYLYLPGRNVNDAQPNGPSKITVKESGPLVASLLVESTAPGCRGLAREVRLVDGLDRVEISDVVDKEAVRAVEGVHLGFEFNVPNPVVRINSPGAIEQTEKDQLPGACKNWFSVERWVDISNDDYGVTWATADAPLVEVGGLTANLPRGQGNPNAYLKTIQPSSKIYSWVMNNHWHTNYRAEQEGPVRFNYAFFVHARYNPAAAMRFGIESTEPLIVIPAAGNKPQPSRLRIEPDSVLATVLKPSDDGKALIIRLFNVSAKPEQAKLIWGEQPKSIFLSNASEQSLRPVNGAVKIAGWDTVTLRAEGF, encoded by the coding sequence ATGAAAAAATGGATTCAATACTTTCTGGCAATCATGGCGTTCCCGGTGTTGTGCACTTCAGCCGCAGACGCACATTTACTCTGGCAAATTGGCAAGCCGGACCGCGACGGCTCCGAATTCGCGCTGGCGCCAAAAGGCTATGGGCAATTCAAGGCGGACGGCTTGTTCATCGTCGGCGCATCTGACGCCAAACGTGATTGGCCATACGTGCAGCCGGGACCTGACGATGCCTGGGCCGGCAGTTCCAGGCATCGTTTCAAAGTGATTTTCGGCGTCCGGCAGCCGGTTCAAACGGGCAACTGCGAATTGACCGTGGACTTGCTGGATACGCAATCGCAGACGCCGCCGAAATTGCATATTGAAATTAATGGCCACGCATTCGAGCGGCAGATGCCCCCGGGAGGAGGAGATGCCTCGATCGAGGGCGATTTTGCGAGCGGCAAGCCGTATCAATTCAAGGTGGAATTTCCGGCCGCGCTGCTTAACTCCACCAACATCATCAGCATCGCCAGCGTTTCGGGAAGCTGGATGCTTTACGATTCTTTGTCGCTCACAGTACCGGCGGAAGTTGAGTCCGTCCCAGTGACCAGGTTTGCATCGCTGGCTTCGTTTGATATCGAAAACGCGTTGGTTGAGCAGGACGGAAAACTTTTTCGACCGATGACAGCATCGCTGGTTTACGCCGGGCCGGAGCATGAAGTGTCAGTGCGCTTGGGTGGGACGGAAATCAGCCGGCAACCGCTGGTCAAGGGGCTTCAGGAAATCAAGGTTTTATCTCCCGAAGTCACTAGCGAAACCAAAACAGTTTTCTCGCTCGTTGCCGGTGAGGAAACTTTGGCCAGCCAGTCGGTGACCTTTGAGCCAGTGGGGCATTTCACAATTTATCTATTGATGCACTCGCACAATGACAATGGTTACACCGACGTGCAACCCAACATCGCCAAAAAACAGGCCGGCAATGTGAAACGCGCACTGGAACTCATCCGCCAGACAAAAGATTATCCGGCCGGTTCCCGCTTTAAATGGAATCTGGAAGTTTTTTTGCCCGCGGACGATTTTTATGCGACCGCCACCCCCGAACAAAAAAAGGAATTTGAGGAAGCGGTTCATGATGGTGACATCGGCGTTGACGGCATGTATGGCAACCTGCTGACCGGGTTATGCCGCCCGGAAGAATTGTTGGAACAGTTCACCTTTGCCGCCGAACTAAACCGCCGCTGCGACGTGACCATGGACTCGATGATGTTAAGCGATGTCCCGGGTTTGACCTGGGGCGTTGTCCCGGCGATGGCGCAAAATGGAATAAAATATCTTTCAGCCGGGCCCAATGAAGGCGACCGGATTGGTTACATCCGCGAACAGTGGGAAAATCGGCCATTCTATTGGCTTTCCCAGTCAGGGCAGGAGAAAGTGCTTTATTGGGGTTCCCAGGGGGGATATTCCATGGGCCACCATTACTCCTCGCTGCTGAAGGCGCTTCCGGTCTTGTTGCGAAACCTTGAAACAAAACATTACCCTTACGAATTTGTGCAATTGCGCTGGACCCGCGGCGACAACGGCGGTCCTGACGAAGCTGCGATGGACGAAGTGCGCCAATGGAACGCGGATCATGCCTGGCCTAAGCTTGTCATTGCCACTACCAGCGAGGCGTTCCACGCTTTCGAGCGGCGTTATGGCGCCACGCTGCCGACCTACCAGGGCGATCTCACGCCATATTGGGAGGATGGCGCGCCTTCGAGCGCCAGCGAAACCGCGCTGAACCGTCATTCCGCGGATCGCCTGGTGCAGGCCGAAACGCTTTGGGCTTTGTTGGATCCTACTCCTTTTCCCGCCACTACTTTTGGCGCCGCGTGGAAAAATGTCGTCCTGTGGAGCGAGCATACGTGGGGCGCTTACAATAGCATTTCCGAACCCGATAAACAAAGCGTGAAGGACGAATGGCGCTACAAACAAGGTTATGCCTTGGATGCCAGCGAGGAATCGCTGAAACTATTGGCGGAAGCATCCTCCCGGCGCGGCGCGGCGGTGAAAGACGCTGTGGATGTTTTCAACACCGCTTCGTGGCTCCGCACGGATTTGGTGACGCTGCCGAAGGAAACAAAGGGTGACGGCGTAAAAGAGGAGAACGGTCAAGCCGTCCCGGCGCAACGGCTTTCAACCGGTGAATTGGTTTTTTTGGCCCGCGACGTGCCACCATTTGGTTCCAAGCGTTTTGTCATCGGCGCCGATACAGCTCCGGCCGGGATGGCGCGCGCGGAAGGTGCGACTTTATCCACGCCATCATTGACGGTGAAGTTGGACACCGCAACCGGCGCGATCAGCAGTGTGCGCCAGGCGGATCTGGATGTTGAATTGGCCGGCGGCCAGATCAATCGTTACCTCTATTTGCCTGGCCGCAATGTGAATGATGCCCAACCCAACGGCCCTTCAAAAATCACCGTCAAAGAATCCGGCCCCTTGGTGGCGTCATTGCTCGTCGAATCCACCGCTCCCGGCTGCCGCGGGCTCGCCCGTGAAGTGCGATTGGTTGATGGCCTGGACCGGGTTGAAATCAGTGACGTGGTGGACAAGGAAGCGGTACGGGCGGTGGAGGGCGTGCATTTGGGATTTGAGTTTAACGTGCCCAATCCAGTTGTGCGCATCAATAGCCCGGGCGCCATCGAGCAAACTGAAAAAGACCAGCTTCCCGGCGCGTGCAAAAACTGGTTTTCGGTCGAGCGCTGGGTGGATATTTCCAACGATGACTATGGCGTGACCTGGGCCACGGCGGATGCGCCACTCGTGGAAGTCGGCGGATTGACGGCCAACCTGCCGCGCGGCCAGGGAAATCCCAACGCCTATCTCAAAACGATCCAACCCTCGTCCAAAATCTATTCCTGGGTGATGAACAATCATTGGCATACGAATTATCGGGCCGAGCAGGAAGGGCCGGTCCGTTTCAATTATGCTTTTTTCGTGCACGCGAGGTATAATCCAGCCGCCGCCATGAGATTCGGCATCGAAAGCACCGAGCCTTTGATCGTAATTCCCGCCGCCGGCAATAAGCCCCAGCCTTCCCGATTGCGCATCGAACCGGACAGTGTTTTGGCCACGGTTCTGAAGCCAAGCGACGACGGCAAAGCTCTTATCATCCGCCTCTTCAATGTCTCCGCCAAGCCTGAGCAGGCAAAGCTGATTTGGGGCGAGCAGCCGAAGTCCATCTTTTTGAGCAACGCCAGCGAACAATCCCTGCGACCGGTAAATGGCGCTGTGAAAATTGCCGGTTGGGACACCGTCACTTTGCGTGCCGAGGGTTTTTAA
- a CDS encoding CotH kinase family protein, whose protein sequence is MFIQVMIRSRRLHLATTCLGSSFFYFVTILDPMERKGVRIAVIFFGAMLFCARPADALYVIGPAPGLYSAVSDSSHYDSTYTAANLFNFNVTGLPLNSQLNDSAEFAKNGGGTSYVAFSLDQVYTNVGSLFYAQRSGGIASADKVSQISVWTGSTPFAAMDPGTPPNTVVTITNAQSAIWNEYLMTNLIAGRYFLLKLDQAVDDGNPGGRELRLGSTTPNTNTVPPAAELWTTLGISEFMADNEHTVTDVDGDYSGWVEIFNPTPNDLSLGNWFLTSSSNNLTQWQIPNVTVPANDYIVIFASGKNRTNITAELHTNFELLVGGGYLALVDANTNLVSAFDHYPAQTADVSYGRDAISVNATGYFANPTPANANSTTGSNAAPAVVFSQAGGTFTNSFQLQITDSVTNAAIYYTLDGTPPTVASQLYTQPITINNSVQVRARAFATGLMPGAPHSETYLLLAGDLVNTNSDLPAIVIYNFAAGSVPQGGNQFANIAVYEPSNGVTSLTNPPTFNTRALIEVHGSSTAAFPKQAFSVDFVDDLNNDANYTPLGLPAQSDFILYAPDPFEPVLIHNPLIYQLSTDIGRYAPRTRMCEVYLNTTGGSLSAANYNGIYVLEEKITWDQNRVNINKIHNVDQLHPNDNTGTNVTGGYLMKIDRLDQGESGFNSAGQLIVYDKPSEDNITMPERIPQQQYLQTYMDSFGDALISSSYTNLLTGYPAYVDVPSALDHHILNVMAFNVDALRLSAFFYKDRNDKIFFGPIWDFDRSQGSTDGRDFSPLYWSSLSPPPDFGTDFFNYSWWGRMFTDIDFWQAWIDRYQDLRTGPLSTNHIYSVIDSLVVQIQHEQPREVARWPSLTTPRSGTVTIYNYTYNFPGTYQGEVSFLKKWYADRLNFMDTNFLARPLLNRSGGGFAPGFSLVMTSPGGGSIYYTTNGLDPRISGGTIRPGALAYTGPIPLATNTTVMARAFNPAHQNLTGTNNPPLNSPWSGLVQAVFVPATAPTITQSPASLDAYIGQSPTFTIQAAGSPAPGYHWEFNNVSLAGQTNSLLTLPNVQTNQTGVYSIVASNNYGSATASFTLNVTIKPNLVITEAMSSESKGTNNSTLDHEDWWELSNLGAFAVNLQGYRFDDSHDSLTNGDVITNAVSIAPSESIVLAEDMTAAQFQLWWGLAQLPAHLQIITYPSIGFSASGDNIYLWNAAATSVTDTVAMAAFPAAVRGVSFGYNPDTQMFGQLSTVGTRGAFPAAVNGDIGSPGYFINSPQFTQLSFNLASGLRLSFSAQPERSYTLQYKTNLADPVWLTATNITAISNSVTLRDPATNSSRYYRLETNP, encoded by the coding sequence ATGTTTATACAAGTAATGATCCGCTCGCGGCGGCTCCATCTCGCCACCACGTGTCTCGGCAGTTCATTTTTTTACTTCGTAACCATCCTCGATCCAATGGAACGCAAGGGGGTGCGCATTGCCGTCATCTTCTTCGGCGCCATGCTTTTTTGTGCCCGGCCGGCGGATGCGTTGTATGTGATTGGCCCGGCGCCTGGACTCTATTCCGCGGTGAGCGATAGCAGCCATTACGATTCAACCTATACTGCGGCCAACCTTTTTAATTTCAACGTCACTGGGCTCCCGCTCAACTCCCAGTTGAATGATAGCGCGGAATTTGCAAAAAATGGCGGTGGCACGAGTTACGTTGCGTTTTCGCTTGATCAGGTATACACCAACGTCGGCTCGCTTTTTTACGCCCAGCGCAGCGGCGGCATTGCCTCGGCGGATAAAGTTTCCCAGATCAGTGTTTGGACCGGCAGCACTCCCTTCGCCGCGATGGATCCCGGCACTCCCCCCAATACCGTCGTGACCATTACCAACGCGCAAAGCGCCATTTGGAACGAATATTTGATGACCAATCTTATCGCGGGCCGATACTTTCTATTGAAATTGGATCAGGCCGTTGACGATGGCAATCCGGGTGGGCGCGAATTGCGCCTGGGTTCCACAACTCCCAACACAAACACCGTCCCTCCGGCGGCGGAACTCTGGACCACGCTGGGCATTTCGGAATTCATGGCCGACAATGAGCACACGGTGACCGATGTGGATGGCGATTACTCTGGTTGGGTGGAAATTTTTAACCCCACCCCAAATGATTTAAGCCTCGGCAACTGGTTTCTAACCAGCAGCTCCAATAATCTCACCCAATGGCAGATTCCCAATGTCACCGTGCCGGCCAACGATTACATCGTCATTTTTGCTTCCGGCAAAAATCGAACCAATATTACAGCGGAACTGCACACGAATTTTGAACTCCTCGTGGGCGGCGGTTATCTGGCACTGGTGGATGCAAACACCAACCTCGTTTCGGCGTTCGACCATTATCCCGCGCAAACTGCCGATGTTTCTTACGGCCGCGATGCGATCAGCGTAAATGCCACCGGTTACTTCGCCAATCCCACTCCGGCGAATGCGAACTCAACCACGGGCTCCAATGCCGCGCCCGCAGTGGTGTTCTCCCAAGCCGGCGGCACGTTCACGAATTCGTTTCAATTACAGATCACCGATTCCGTTACAAACGCGGCGATTTATTACACGCTCGATGGCACACCGCCGACAGTCGCTTCACAGCTTTACACCCAGCCCATCACGATAAACAATTCAGTGCAGGTTCGTGCGCGCGCGTTTGCGACAGGATTGATGCCCGGCGCTCCGCACAGTGAAACCTATCTTTTGCTGGCGGGCGATCTGGTGAACACCAATTCGGATTTGCCCGCGATTGTCATTTATAATTTTGCCGCCGGCAGCGTCCCGCAGGGCGGAAATCAATTTGCCAACATTGCTGTCTATGAGCCGAGTAATGGGGTCACGTCACTGACCAATCCGCCGACTTTCAACACGCGCGCGTTGATCGAGGTGCACGGCTCATCCACGGCGGCTTTTCCCAAACAGGCATTTTCCGTTGATTTTGTTGACGATTTGAACAATGACGCGAATTACACGCCGCTGGGATTGCCGGCACAATCCGATTTTATTTTGTATGCCCCTGATCCTTTCGAACCGGTTTTGATTCACAATCCGCTCATCTACCAGTTGAGCACTGATATCGGCCGATATGCGCCCCGCACCCGCATGTGCGAAGTATATCTGAATACCACGGGCGGCAGCCTGAGCGCCGCAAATTATAACGGTATCTATGTTTTGGAGGAGAAAATCACCTGGGACCAAAATCGGGTGAACATCAACAAAATTCATAACGTGGATCAACTGCATCCCAACGATAATACCGGCACAAATGTGACCGGCGGTTACCTCATGAAGATTGACCGCCTGGACCAAGGCGAATCGGGATTTAATTCCGCCGGCCAGTTGATTGTTTATGACAAACCGAGCGAGGATAATATCACGATGCCGGAGCGCATTCCGCAGCAGCAATATCTCCAGACTTACATGGATTCCTTCGGCGACGCCTTGATCAGTTCTTCCTATACTAATTTGCTCACCGGTTATCCGGCCTATGTGGATGTGCCGTCGGCTCTTGATCATCACATCCTCAATGTGATGGCATTCAATGTGGATGCGTTGCGATTGAGCGCGTTTTTTTATAAAGACCGGAATGACAAAATTTTCTTTGGGCCGATTTGGGATTTTGACCGTTCCCAAGGTTCGACCGATGGACGCGATTTCAGCCCGCTCTATTGGAGTTCGCTGTCGCCGCCGCCGGATTTCGGGACAGATTTTTTTAATTACAGTTGGTGGGGGCGGATGTTCACCGACATTGATTTTTGGCAAGCCTGGATAGATCGCTACCAGGATTTAAGGACTGGGCCGCTCTCGACCAATCATATCTATTCGGTCATTGATTCGCTGGTGGTCCAGATACAACACGAACAACCCCGCGAAGTAGCGCGCTGGCCATCCTTGACCACGCCCCGGTCAGGAACGGTGACGATCTACAACTATACCTATAATTTTCCCGGAACCTATCAAGGCGAAGTGAGCTTTTTGAAGAAATGGTACGCCGACCGTTTGAATTTCATGGATACCAATTTTCTGGCGCGCCCGCTGCTCAACCGCAGCGGCGGCGGTTTCGCGCCGGGATTTTCCCTGGTCATGACTTCACCGGGTGGCGGCAGCATTTATTACACGACTAATGGACTTGATCCCCGCATTTCTGGCGGAACGATCCGGCCCGGAGCACTGGCTTATACCGGGCCGATTCCGCTCGCTACAAATACCACGGTCATGGCACGCGCTTTCAATCCGGCGCATCAAAATCTGACCGGCACGAATAATCCGCCTTTAAACAGTCCGTGGTCGGGACTTGTTCAGGCCGTTTTTGTTCCCGCAACCGCGCCAACGATAACTCAAAGTCCGGCGAGTTTGGATGCCTACATCGGCCAAAGCCCAACCTTCACCATTCAAGCAGCCGGCAGCCCGGCTCCCGGTTACCATTGGGAATTCAACAATGTTAGTTTGGCCGGTCAAACCAATTCGCTATTGACGCTGCCAAACGTACAAACAAATCAAACGGGAGTTTATTCGATTGTGGCCAGCAATAACTATGGAAGCGCGACCGCATCATTCACGCTCAATGTGACGATCAAGCCAAACCTGGTTATAACCGAGGCGATGTCCAGCGAGTCCAAGGGGACAAATAATTCCACTCTTGATCACGAAGATTGGTGGGAGTTAAGCAACCTCGGCGCCTTCGCGGTAAACTTGCAGGGATATCGCTTTGATGACAGCCATGATTCCCTGACTAACGGAGATGTCATCACGAATGCGGTCAGTATCGCTCCGAGCGAATCCATTGTGCTGGCTGAAGACATGACGGCGGCGCAATTCCAACTCTGGTGGGGCTTGGCCCAACTTCCCGCCCATCTGCAAATCATCACCTATCCCTCCATTGGTTTCAGTGCCAGCGGCGATAATATTTATTTATGGAATGCCGCCGCCACGTCGGTGACGGATACCGTGGCCATGGCTGCCTTTCCAGCCGCAGTTCGCGGTGTGTCCTTTGGCTATAATCCCGACACGCAAATGTTTGGCCAACTAAGCACCGTTGGAACCCGTGGCGCTTTTCCGGCGGCGGTGAATGGCGACATCGGGTCGCCCGGTTACTTCATCAACTCGCCCCAGTTCACCCAATTAAGTTTCAACTTGGCCAGTGGCCTTAGGTTGAGTTTCTCCGCCCAGCCGGAACGCAGCTATACTCTGCAATACAAAACCAATCTGGCCGATCCGGTCTGGTTAACCGCGACTAACATTACCGCGATTTCAAACTCCGTCACCCTTCGCGACCCGGCCACCAATTCCTCCCGCTATTATCGTTTGGAAACAAATCCCTGA
- a CDS encoding sugar porter family MFS transporter, with protein sequence MNTTTTTNSIWFVAFVTAVTAIGGFLFGYDTAVINGANSYLKANMHLSPSQEGFAGASAILGCIPGAMCAGFLSDRFGRKKLLLACAALFAISGLLSAVPRTFEQFLTARFISGLGIGSSSMICPVYIAEIAPEKWRGRLGSLFQLGIVSGIFLTLFINKVVQGMGNEAWNIASGWRWMLGMEAVPAIIFFGLLFLVPESPRWLAQKGREQEARQVLSHVGDAAYAETELTAIKSAISSETGKLSELFSRTYSRPLAIAVLLMACSQFCGINAIMYYSSRIFESAGLARNSAFASSIWIGLINLLFTFLAIFFIDRAGRRPLLLIGTAVQAVALGMVGWMFHSGHHELALLLWVLVFIAAFAMAMGPIPWIICSEIFPGKLRARAMSVATLAIWSSCYLVAQTFPMLNDDPMIGPAATFWIYGAVSLFSFFFVLTMIKETKGKSLEEIESEWKRAAVSTV encoded by the coding sequence ATGAACACCACGACGACGACCAATTCGATTTGGTTTGTGGCGTTCGTCACGGCCGTCACGGCCATCGGTGGTTTCCTCTTTGGATACGATACGGCCGTCATCAACGGGGCCAACTCCTATCTCAAGGCAAACATGCATCTTTCGCCCAGCCAGGAAGGTTTTGCCGGGGCCAGCGCGATTCTTGGCTGCATCCCGGGAGCCATGTGCGCCGGTTTCCTCAGCGACCGGTTCGGGCGAAAAAAACTGCTGCTGGCCTGCGCCGCGCTCTTTGCCATCAGCGGTTTGTTGTCCGCTGTGCCGCGCACTTTTGAACAATTTCTGACCGCCCGCTTCATCAGTGGGCTCGGCATCGGCTCGTCGTCCATGATATGCCCGGTATATATCGCCGAGATCGCCCCGGAAAAATGGCGTGGGCGGCTTGGCTCACTATTTCAGTTGGGAATCGTCTCCGGTATTTTCCTGACTTTGTTTATCAACAAGGTCGTCCAGGGGATGGGGAACGAAGCCTGGAACATCGCCTCGGGCTGGCGTTGGATGCTCGGAATGGAAGCCGTTCCCGCCATTATTTTCTTCGGCCTGCTTTTTCTAGTTCCGGAAAGCCCGCGCTGGCTGGCGCAAAAAGGCCGCGAACAAGAAGCTCGCCAGGTGCTGTCACACGTGGGTGACGCCGCCTATGCCGAAACCGAGTTGACTGCGATCAAATCCGCGATTTCGAGCGAGACGGGAAAACTTTCCGAATTGTTTTCGCGAACTTATTCCCGGCCGCTGGCCATTGCCGTCCTATTGATGGCTTGCTCCCAATTCTGCGGGATCAACGCCATCATGTATTACTCCTCACGAATTTTCGAATCCGCCGGGTTGGCTAGGAATTCGGCTTTTGCTTCTTCCATCTGGATTGGACTCATCAATTTGCTGTTCACATTCCTGGCGATTTTTTTTATAGATCGAGCCGGTCGCCGGCCTTTGTTGCTGATTGGCACCGCCGTGCAGGCCGTTGCGCTGGGGATGGTCGGCTGGATGTTCCATTCCGGACATCACGAGCTGGCGCTGTTGCTGTGGGTACTGGTATTCATTGCGGCGTTTGCCATGGCCATGGGACCGATTCCCTGGATCATCTGCTCGGAAATATTTCCCGGCAAATTACGGGCGCGAGCCATGTCGGTCGCGACACTGGCGATTTGGAGTTCGTGCTACCTCGTGGCCCAGACGTTTCCGATGCTTAATGATGACCCGATGATTGGCCCGGCGGCGACCTTCTGGATTTACGGCGCGGTGAGCCTGTTTTCCTTTTTTTTCGTGCTGACAATGATCAAGGAAACCAAGGGCAAAAGCCTAGAAGAAATCGAAAGCGAATGGAAACGCGCGGCGGTTTCTACCGTTTAA